From Xylocopilactobacillus apis, a single genomic window includes:
- a CDS encoding MmcQ/YjbR family DNA-binding protein, whose translation MKREKLFKFIEQKYGVLPETLWEKHPSYCVFRHNRNRKWFGIVMNVKRSSLGISQTGSEDVLDIKLDPETVEIIQNLDGFMPAYHMNKTNWISIRIGKVDDDQIFKLVDKSYKLTK comes from the coding sequence ATGAAACGCGAAAAACTCTTTAAATTTATCGAACAAAAGTATGGCGTTTTACCGGAAACCTTATGGGAAAAGCATCCAAGCTATTGTGTATTTAGACATAATCGTAATCGAAAGTGGTTTGGCATTGTTATGAACGTAAAGAGATCTAGCTTAGGAATATCTCAAACTGGCAGCGAAGATGTTTTGGATATTAAACTTGATCCAGAAACTGTAGAAATCATTCAAAATTTAGATGGTTTTATGCCAGCCTACCATATGAATAAGACAAATTGGATATCAATTAGAATTGGTAAGGTTGATGATGACCAAATATTTAAGCTAGTTGATAAAAGTTACAAGTTAACTAAGTAA
- a CDS encoding Panacea domain-containing protein yields the protein MGMNELAEHIFAVAKDHNLGVTNLQLQKVMYFCIRDYLKEHPDFENDSFINNLYDDRFETWDYGPVVPSIYRKYSGYSSMPIPNKGINDPELECFDESIVKYLWKKVFDLVKISHQQPLWRENREKILNHTETFRYKLNDIAAS from the coding sequence ATGGGTATGAATGAATTAGCTGAACACATTTTCGCAGTTGCTAAAGATCACAATTTAGGTGTCACTAACCTGCAGTTACAAAAAGTAATGTATTTCTGCATTAGAGACTATCTAAAAGAACATCCAGATTTCGAGAATGATAGTTTTATTAATAATTTATATGATGATCGATTTGAAACTTGGGATTATGGTCCAGTTGTTCCTAGTATTTACCGAAAATATAGCGGTTATTCAAGCATGCCAATACCAAACAAGGGAATAAATGATCCTGAATTGGAATGTTTTGATGAATCTATTGTTAAATATTTATGGAAGAAAGTATTCGACCTAGTAAAAATAAGCCATCAACAGCCACTGTGGAGAGAAAACCGAGAAAAAATTTTAAACCATACAGAAACATTCAGGTACAAGTTAAATGACATCGCTGCTAGCTAA
- a CDS encoding helix-turn-helix domain-containing protein has translation MYSKEFVELALKELSCSQKELAEHLEVSPTQITKWKKGERMSDEMEDKFREITNIGDRSPRLVLFTGSVEDADKWDELIHNLANDAQDESESDFNTITLQDEYGDLSEDTFRILKNMGVEIPKTFPKELEFDYDEADDNDYQKIYENPFTRLICAIYDSCTYVYGFYAAYIEELFEDEELDLYMTAAENIEPCLLSLAASKVDVDEKFAPKIRKFRMDINKDFEEWLNIVKEKAFRAGKPLRAELLNLINHSNELLCDEAEAESLGFNSTQLHPDIYMNELLVGVRAANKALEHIMKKLEIDGDFKLDESDFTLHQT, from the coding sequence ATGTATAGTAAAGAATTTGTAGAATTAGCTTTAAAAGAGTTGTCATGTAGTCAAAAAGAATTAGCGGAGCATCTGGAAGTGTCGCCTACCCAAATTACCAAATGGAAAAAAGGCGAAAGAATGTCTGACGAGATGGAAGACAAATTTCGAGAAATTACAAACATTGGTGATAGAAGTCCGCGGCTTGTACTTTTTACAGGTTCAGTTGAAGATGCAGATAAATGGGATGAACTAATCCACAATCTTGCAAACGATGCTCAGGATGAAAGTGAGTCAGATTTTAATACCATTACGTTACAAGATGAATACGGAGATTTGAGCGAAGATACTTTTAGAATTTTAAAGAATATGGGTGTTGAGATTCCCAAAACTTTCCCTAAAGAGTTAGAGTTTGATTACGATGAAGCCGATGATAATGATTATCAAAAAATTTACGAAAATCCTTTTACTAGATTAATTTGTGCTATTTATGATTCATGTACTTATGTTTACGGATTTTATGCAGCTTATATAGAAGAGCTATTCGAAGACGAAGAATTAGATTTATATATGACTGCGGCAGAAAATATTGAACCATGCTTATTGTCGCTTGCAGCCAGTAAAGTTGACGTTGATGAAAAGTTTGCACCAAAAATTAGAAAGTTCAGAATGGACATCAATAAAGATTTTGAAGAGTGGTTAAACATTGTAAAGGAAAAGGCGTTCAGAGCGGGTAAGCCATTAAGAGCAGAACTTCTTAATTTAATTAATCATTCTAATGAATTGCTTTGTGATGAAGCTGAAGCGGAAAGTCTTGGCTTTAATTCTACTCAACTACATCCAGATATATATATGAATGAACTGTTAGTTGGAGTTAGAGCTGCTAACAAGGCATTAGAACATATTATGAAAAAGCTAGAAATAGATGGTGATTTTAAATTGGATGAATCTGACTTCACGTTGCACCAAACATAA
- the yaaA gene encoding peroxide stress protein YaaA: protein MIILISPAKKLDFKSPLLTQKFTQPQYLSDAKVLIKYCQKLTPADLQSLMSISPKLAELNYERFQNWQNDPTLENARQAIQAFKGDVYEGLQVEDFSDSDFKFAQTHLRILSGLYGILRPLDLIQPYRLEMGIKLPNGKNSNLYQFWGDRLTHNLNDEEDPTVINLASNEYFKAIQPQKLNAKLIQPIFLDEKNGKYKIISFYAKKARGLMSRFIIKNQLQQVEDLKNFDLAGYHFDKSRSTESVWAFVRPER from the coding sequence ATGATTATACTGATCTCACCTGCAAAAAAATTAGATTTTAAATCTCCATTATTAACTCAGAAATTCACTCAGCCACAGTATCTTTCTGATGCAAAAGTCCTGATTAAATATTGCCAAAAACTAACTCCCGCCGATTTACAAAGTTTAATGTCAATCAGCCCAAAACTCGCTGAACTGAATTATGAACGATTCCAAAATTGGCAAAACGATCCCACTCTAGAGAACGCGCGCCAGGCAATTCAAGCCTTTAAAGGAGACGTCTATGAAGGCCTGCAAGTGGAGGACTTCTCAGACTCTGATTTCAAATTTGCGCAAACTCATTTACGAATCCTATCTGGCTTGTACGGCATCTTGAGACCACTTGACTTAATCCAGCCATATCGCTTAGAAATGGGGATCAAATTACCAAATGGGAAAAATAGTAATTTATATCAATTTTGGGGCGACCGACTGACCCACAACCTCAACGATGAAGAGGATCCAACCGTAATCAATCTTGCTTCAAACGAATATTTTAAAGCCATTCAACCTCAAAAGTTAAATGCAAAACTGATTCAGCCGATTTTTTTGGACGAGAAAAACGGCAAATATAAAATCATCAGCTTTTATGCAAAAAAAGCCCGCGGACTAATGAGTCGATTTATCATCAAAAACCAGCTCCAACAGGTCGAAGACTTAAAAAACTTTGATCTTGCTGGATATCATTTTGATAAAAGCCGCTCAACTGAATCCGTCTGGGCTTTTGTGCGACCAGAACGTTGA
- a CDS encoding S8 family serine peptidase, producing the protein MKNKAGKITKVLSSLLLLISPLNQIQSVFAESKGNYQQDNSKLIEKQLRNEPDQQTTSKKTTKNHLKYQQNGSKQLGDKAVRVIVEVSSKPAVTKNIDPDGSKKSIQKIDQATDQVINNHDSIKRQVESITGTKARRNYGYLINGFSISAKPSQIQRIKAISGVKSVTISKTYQPLDTSANQLANVQKVWSEKKLKGEGTVISIIDSGIDAKHQDLKLSDPTTAKISQAQGNSFAQTLGYGKALSDKVPFAYNYADANSDTVWDTGTIMHGMHVAGIAAANGKEGDFKNSVQGVAPEAQLLDMKVFGNGSGGALDDDIISAIEDSVKLGADVINLSLGMISSDSDDRDPMQAAVSNAAKQGVIPVIAAGNSGMSNSLKSDDTPFYNNNDNSTLGSPGVTSEAITVASSENQNQVTNVVRFNDPQGNLLLGRDLKGQVSTNKDFSETTGHGFYLAKNGKDNMPGMGYSKDFDDSAKGKIAVVTLGEVFFEDIQENAKAAGAVGVVIIDDDPDNEPSRYPWNEDFPTLGLSNADGKELVSGIKAAPNTIYTVTTDKVEQPNKDSGRMSSFTSYGPTTDLSFKPDITAPGGKIWSTANDNKYQSLSGTSMASPFIAGATAVLVESLKQEGVQLSKDQLTKFAKISLMNTAKPMMDVDHEGNIVSPRQQGSGSIQLDQAVDNRVTATTPDGEGSFALKEIGQNVDMTVTLNNRSDKDIKYTFNDHGGPWTNNDELKKKASEKRIEGASLTTDSNSITVPAKGKKEITIHLSLPMSFAQQKFVEGYIGFDSETAPKLVVPYMGFHGKWGQDKVIDNPAWEKDSVFGGGIFRDELENVLGSDLGGSDRFNQNSAGDFTNDPDKLLSHINPDTVAISPNNDGHQDIAKPDFYLYRNAKNISAQIINSQGSVIKTIKKENNATKSVNVGIGFLITGGEIYGWDGTRWNAKSGKNEPIVDGVYKYRLNVTPHGVNAKTQSQDLTIRVDTVKPKISDVKLIKRKDGLYLNAKLYDNNSGIQNKGVFNVTINGVPQNYNLEDGKETEEIDSTSRSALKYANYSKNFVFKLNKKQAASLTGGKNQIETGVLDNAANYGYNKTLTQAPGKSAKGLVVYNLYNGKRISPKTSDVNAKNKTFQVKGSYSTNVYINGRLAKIDKKGIFSLKVPIPTNGVFKFSADRAGKKLLRTIKADMAMKFGFFTLNNEGKTINTDKKVYEISGMVHSKVEVVLVENEGSGFGATIMGPSKDNQNREYTSQVGLSYGSNKIKVTAIDIEGNTSNPKYITINTTNGKDSEQVIDFDDEGVADSIEGFPKFINTESEDFNPTTGEFKLTGKLKRPVGTFKIGGEDVNYDSKTLKFSKTIKVPANGYKVFSVVIKDQNGKMLADNSIRFMSDTIKPTLSLNNSDGWKQDSKGDYHLTTMKKPFILAGTAEDNFAGLEVFVNDNIVDSTPGYISMNHQPNNVPINFSTSLNLIPGLNKFQVKVKDGNDNVVTRNLYVNYQGI; encoded by the coding sequence ATGAAAAATAAAGCGGGAAAAATCACTAAGGTTTTAAGCTCACTTTTATTACTTATATCACCATTAAATCAAATTCAAAGTGTTTTTGCTGAATCCAAGGGAAACTATCAACAAGATAATAGTAAATTAATCGAGAAACAATTAAGAAACGAACCTGATCAGCAAACTACATCTAAAAAAACAACTAAAAATCATTTAAAGTATCAACAAAATGGTTCAAAACAGCTTGGAGATAAAGCTGTTAGAGTTATTGTTGAGGTGTCATCTAAACCAGCAGTAACAAAAAATATTGATCCAGATGGCAGCAAAAAGTCAATTCAAAAGATTGATCAGGCAACAGATCAAGTTATTAATAACCATGATTCCATTAAAAGGCAAGTTGAATCAATTACTGGAACTAAAGCGCGTCGTAATTATGGCTATTTAATCAATGGTTTTTCAATTTCAGCAAAACCAAGTCAAATTCAGAGAATAAAGGCTATTTCTGGCGTCAAGAGTGTAACTATTTCTAAGACCTATCAACCGCTGGATACATCAGCTAATCAATTAGCGAACGTTCAAAAAGTTTGGTCTGAGAAAAAGTTAAAAGGAGAAGGCACTGTAATTTCTATTATTGATTCGGGGATTGATGCTAAACATCAGGATTTAAAATTAAGCGATCCTACCACAGCCAAAATTTCTCAAGCTCAGGGAAATAGTTTTGCTCAAACGCTTGGTTATGGGAAAGCACTTAGTGATAAAGTTCCGTTTGCCTATAACTATGCTGATGCTAACAGCGATACAGTTTGGGATACTGGAACAATAATGCATGGCATGCATGTGGCAGGAATTGCTGCAGCTAACGGTAAAGAAGGAGATTTCAAAAATTCAGTACAAGGAGTTGCTCCTGAAGCCCAACTACTTGATATGAAAGTATTTGGAAACGGCTCTGGTGGTGCACTTGATGATGATATTATTAGTGCAATTGAAGATTCCGTTAAATTAGGAGCAGACGTAATTAATCTATCTTTAGGAATGATTAGCAGTGATTCTGATGACCGAGATCCGATGCAAGCTGCTGTTTCTAATGCAGCTAAACAAGGCGTTATTCCGGTTATTGCTGCGGGGAACTCTGGAATGTCTAATTCTCTTAAGTCTGACGATACTCCATTTTATAATAATAATGATAACAGTACTCTAGGATCACCTGGTGTAACTTCAGAAGCTATTACTGTTGCATCCAGCGAAAATCAAAATCAAGTTACTAATGTTGTACGATTTAATGATCCTCAGGGGAATCTTCTTTTGGGCCGTGATTTAAAAGGGCAGGTTTCTACTAATAAAGATTTTTCCGAAACAACGGGACATGGATTTTATCTCGCAAAAAATGGTAAAGATAATATGCCGGGTATGGGTTATTCAAAAGATTTTGACGATTCTGCTAAGGGAAAAATTGCAGTTGTAACCTTGGGCGAAGTTTTTTTTGAAGACATTCAGGAAAATGCCAAAGCAGCAGGTGCAGTAGGAGTTGTAATTATTGATGACGATCCTGATAATGAACCATCTAGATACCCTTGGAATGAAGATTTTCCAACCCTCGGACTTAGTAACGCAGATGGTAAAGAATTAGTTTCTGGAATTAAAGCAGCTCCAAACACAATTTACACCGTTACAACTGATAAAGTAGAACAGCCTAATAAAGATAGTGGCCGGATGTCGTCGTTTACATCTTATGGTCCGACAACAGATCTTTCTTTTAAACCAGATATTACAGCACCAGGTGGGAAAATTTGGTCAACTGCAAATGATAATAAATATCAAAGTTTAAGCGGAACTTCGATGGCTTCACCATTTATTGCTGGAGCAACAGCAGTTTTGGTTGAAAGTCTTAAGCAAGAAGGAGTTCAGCTTAGCAAGGATCAATTAACTAAATTTGCAAAAATTAGTTTAATGAATACGGCAAAGCCCATGATGGACGTTGATCATGAAGGAAATATTGTATCTCCGAGACAACAAGGATCTGGGTCTATTCAGCTTGATCAAGCAGTTGATAATCGAGTAACAGCAACAACGCCGGATGGGGAAGGATCTTTTGCGCTAAAAGAAATTGGTCAAAATGTTGATATGACAGTGACCTTAAATAACCGAAGTGATAAAGATATAAAATATACTTTTAATGATCACGGTGGCCCTTGGACTAATAACGATGAATTAAAAAAGAAGGCATCCGAAAAAAGAATTGAAGGTGCTTCACTAACTACAGATTCTAATTCTATTACGGTTCCTGCTAAAGGTAAAAAAGAAATCACCATTCATTTAAGTCTGCCAATGAGTTTTGCCCAGCAGAAATTTGTTGAGGGATACATTGGTTTTGATAGTGAAACAGCTCCAAAATTAGTGGTTCCTTATATGGGATTCCATGGTAAATGGGGGCAAGATAAAGTTATCGATAACCCCGCATGGGAAAAAGATTCAGTTTTTGGCGGCGGAATCTTTAGAGATGAATTAGAGAATGTATTAGGTTCAGATTTAGGTGGATCAGATCGGTTTAATCAAAACTCAGCTGGTGATTTCACTAATGATCCTGATAAATTGTTGAGTCATATTAATCCAGATACAGTTGCAATTTCGCCTAATAATGATGGGCATCAGGATATCGCAAAACCAGACTTTTATTTATACCGAAATGCTAAAAATATTTCAGCTCAAATTATAAATTCCCAAGGTTCAGTGATTAAAACAATCAAAAAAGAGAATAATGCTACAAAATCGGTTAATGTAGGGATTGGATTTTTAATAACTGGCGGCGAAATCTATGGTTGGGATGGAACACGTTGGAATGCTAAAAGCGGGAAGAACGAACCGATAGTTGACGGGGTTTACAAGTATCGTTTGAATGTGACACCTCACGGAGTAAATGCCAAAACTCAGTCTCAAGATCTGACAATTAGAGTTGATACAGTTAAACCTAAAATATCCGATGTGAAATTAATTAAGAGAAAAGATGGCTTGTATCTTAATGCAAAACTTTATGACAATAATAGTGGTATTCAAAACAAGGGCGTCTTTAATGTAACTATTAACGGAGTACCTCAAAATTATAATTTAGAAGATGGAAAAGAAACTGAAGAAATAGATTCAACTTCAAGAAGTGCATTAAAATATGCAAATTATAGTAAAAATTTTGTATTTAAACTAAACAAAAAACAGGCAGCAAGTCTTACTGGTGGGAAGAATCAAATTGAAACTGGTGTCCTTGATAATGCAGCTAACTATGGTTATAACAAGACTTTGACTCAGGCGCCAGGGAAATCAGCTAAAGGACTGGTTGTTTATAATTTATACAACGGTAAAAGAATTTCTCCAAAAACTTCAGATGTAAATGCTAAAAATAAAACATTCCAAGTTAAAGGGTCATACTCTACTAATGTTTATATCAATGGTCGCTTAGCTAAAATCGATAAAAAAGGAATTTTTTCATTAAAAGTACCAATCCCAACTAATGGAGTATTTAAATTTTCCGCTGATCGGGCTGGGAAAAAACTTCTTCGAACTATTAAAGCTGATATGGCGATGAAATTTGGATTTTTCACTTTAAACAATGAAGGAAAGACCATAAACACTGATAAAAAAGTGTATGAAATTAGTGGCATGGTTCATTCTAAAGTCGAAGTAGTATTAGTCGAAAATGAAGGATCAGGGTTTGGTGCAACCATAATGGGACCTAGTAAAGATAACCAAAATAGAGAATATACAAGTCAAGTCGGCCTATCCTATGGTAGTAACAAGATTAAGGTTACTGCAATTGATATTGAAGGAAACACGTCGAATCCGAAATATATAACAATAAATACAACTAATGGTAAGGATTCTGAACAAGTTATTGATTTTGATGATGAGGGTGTAGCTGATTCGATTGAAGGTTTTCCTAAATTTATTAATACAGAAAGTGAAGATTTTAATCCAACAACTGGGGAATTTAAACTAACGGGTAAATTGAAGAGACCGGTTGGAACATTTAAAATCGGTGGTGAAGATGTTAATTATGATTCTAAGACATTAAAATTCAGCAAAACAATTAAAGTACCTGCAAATGGCTATAAAGTCTTTTCGGTTGTCATTAAAGATCAAAATGGTAAAATGTTAGCTGATAATTCAATTCGTTTTATGTCTGATACAATTAAGCCCACGTTATCATTAAACAATTCAGATGGTTGGAAGCAAGATAGTAAGGGTGATTACCATCTTACTACAATGAAGAAACCGTTTATTTTAGCAGGGACGGCAGAAGATAATTTTGCTGGTCTTGAAGTTTTTGTTAATGATAATATAGTGGATTCAACGCCTGGATACATCTCGATGAATCATCAGCCGAACAATGTACCGATTAACTTTTCAACTTCCCTGAATTTAATTCCTGGGCTAAATAAATTTCAGGTTAAAGTTAAGGATGGTAATGATAACGTAGTTACAAGAAATCTGTACGTAAATTATCAAGGAATATAG
- the gap gene encoding type I glyceraldehyde-3-phosphate dehydrogenase: MTVKIGINGFGRIGRLAFRRILELGDKSTDIEVVAINDLTSPALLAHLLKYDSTHGTLKADVSATDDSIVVNGKTYHVYAEPDASKIPWVKNDGVDFVLECTGFYTSEEKAKAHLDAGAKRVLISAPAGKIKTIVYSVNDDTLTHDDRIVSAGSCTTNCLAPMVDALNKEYGIKVGTMTTVHAFTSTQMILDGPVRGGNKRAARTASNSTIPHSTGAAKAIGLVVPAVDGKLQGHAQRVPVIDGSLTELVSILDKGNVTADQVNEAIHKYANDKNDSFGWNADEIVSSDVIGDTHGSLFDPTQTEVTTAPDGSQLVKTVSWYDNEYGFTCQMVRTLLKFATL; the protein is encoded by the coding sequence ATGACAGTAAAAATTGGTATTAATGGATTCGGACGTATTGGTCGTTTAGCTTTTCGTCGCATTTTAGAATTAGGTGACAAGAGTACAGATATTGAAGTAGTTGCAATTAACGACCTTACTTCTCCTGCACTTTTGGCTCATTTGTTGAAATATGATTCAACTCATGGAACTTTGAAGGCTGACGTCAGTGCAACAGATGATAGTATTGTTGTAAACGGCAAAACATATCATGTATATGCTGAACCTGATGCAAGCAAAATCCCATGGGTAAAAAATGATGGCGTAGACTTTGTTCTTGAATGTACAGGATTCTACACTTCAGAGGAAAAAGCAAAAGCTCATTTAGATGCTGGTGCTAAGAGAGTATTGATCTCAGCTCCTGCTGGCAAGATCAAGACTATAGTTTATAGTGTAAATGATGATACTTTGACTCATGACGACAGAATCGTTTCAGCTGGTTCATGTACTACAAACTGTTTAGCTCCAATGGTTGATGCACTTAACAAAGAATATGGTATCAAAGTTGGTACTATGACTACAGTTCATGCATTCACTTCAACTCAGATGATCCTTGACGGACCAGTTCGCGGCGGTAACAAACGTGCTGCTCGTACTGCTTCAAACAGTACAATTCCTCATTCAACTGGTGCTGCTAAAGCTATTGGTTTAGTTGTTCCTGCAGTTGATGGTAAATTACAAGGCCATGCACAACGTGTTCCAGTTATTGATGGTTCATTAACTGAACTTGTTTCAATTTTGGACAAGGGTAACGTTACTGCAGATCAAGTTAACGAAGCAATTCATAAGTATGCAAATGACAAGAACGATTCATTTGGCTGGAATGCTGATGAAATTGTTTCTTCTGATGTAATTGGTGATACTCACGGTTCATTGTTTGATCCAACTCAGACAGAAGTTACTACTGCTCCAGATGGCTCACAATTAGTTAAGACTGTTTCATGGTATGACAATGAATACGGCTTTACTTGCCAGATGGTTCGTACACTTCTCAAATTTGCTACTCTTTAA
- a CDS encoding phosphoglycerate kinase, with product MAKLTVKDVNLKDKKVLMRVDFNVPIKGGVIGNDNRIVAALPTIKYVMEQGGKLILLSHLGRIKSDDDKKELTLAPVAKRLSELLEKPVKFVPVNEGKELEDAVNELKDGDVLLMENTRFQDIDNDFGKRESKNDPKLGEYWASLGDVFVNDAFGTAHRAHASNVGIAEAMKKDGKPVAAGFLMEKEIKFLGDAVDNPVHPFVTILGGAKVSDKIDVITNLIPKSDYILIGGGMAYTFLAAQGKKIGKSLFEADKVELAKELLAKAGDKIVLPVDHVVAPEFSNDAPTSVVEDDIPDDQMGLDIGPKSIKLFVSKLQGAKTVVWNGPMGAFEMSHFAEGTLEIGRALGDLQGATTIVGGGDSTAAAFQLGIADKITHISTGGGASLEYLEGKTLPGIAAISDK from the coding sequence ATGGCAAAATTAACTGTTAAAGATGTTAATTTAAAAGATAAAAAAGTTTTAATGCGTGTTGATTTTAACGTACCTATCAAAGGTGGCGTTATTGGTAACGATAACAGAATCGTTGCTGCACTTCCTACAATCAAATATGTAATGGAACAGGGTGGCAAATTAATTCTTTTGTCTCATTTAGGGAGAATCAAGTCTGATGATGACAAAAAAGAATTAACACTTGCACCAGTTGCTAAACGCCTCAGTGAATTATTGGAAAAACCCGTAAAATTCGTACCTGTTAATGAGGGTAAAGAACTTGAAGATGCAGTTAATGAATTAAAAGACGGTGACGTTCTTTTAATGGAAAATACTCGTTTCCAAGATATTGACAATGATTTCGGCAAACGCGAAAGTAAAAATGATCCAAAGCTTGGCGAATATTGGGCAAGTTTAGGCGATGTTTTTGTTAATGATGCATTTGGTACAGCTCATCGTGCCCATGCTTCTAACGTTGGAATTGCTGAGGCAATGAAGAAAGACGGCAAACCGGTAGCTGCTGGTTTCTTAATGGAAAAAGAAATCAAGTTCTTAGGTGATGCAGTTGATAATCCAGTTCATCCGTTTGTGACAATTCTTGGTGGTGCTAAAGTATCTGACAAGATCGATGTCATTACTAATTTGATTCCAAAATCTGATTATATTTTAATCGGTGGTGGAATGGCTTATACATTCCTTGCAGCTCAAGGCAAAAAAATTGGTAAATCATTGTTTGAAGCTGACAAAGTTGAACTTGCTAAAGAATTATTAGCTAAAGCTGGTGACAAAATTGTCTTACCAGTTGATCACGTGGTAGCACCTGAATTTTCAAATGACGCTCCAACAAGTGTTGTTGAAGATGATATTCCAGATGATCAGATGGGTCTTGATATTGGACCTAAATCGATTAAATTATTTGTTTCTAAATTACAAGGTGCAAAGACTGTCGTTTGGAACGGACCAATGGGTGCGTTTGAAATGAGTCACTTTGCAGAAGGTACTTTAGAAATCGGCCGTGCGCTTGGTGACCTTCAAGGTGCAACAACAATTGTTGGTGGCGGCGATTCAACGGCCGCTGCTTTCCAATTAGGAATTGCTGATAAAATCACTCATATTTCTACTGGTGGTGGCGCATCATTGGAATACCTGGAAGGTAAAACTTTACCAGGAATTGCTGCAATTTCAGACAAGTAG
- the tpiA gene encoding triose-phosphate isomerase, whose product MRIPLIAGNWKMNKNPEQTREFVSAVKSKLPQSSKVETVIGAPAVDLEALVESSSDTQLKPAAENCYFEDAGAFTGENSPKVLSEMHIPYVIIGHSERREYFHETDEDVNKKAHQIFKNRMTPILCVGESLDIREKGETNKWVEDQVKAGIKGLTEDQVSRLVIAYEPIWAIGTGKTATSEQAEEVCAHIRKVVEKLYSEGVAEKMRVLYGGSVKPENIKELMGKKNIDGGLVGGASLEPESFLQLANYND is encoded by the coding sequence ATGAGAATACCATTAATCGCTGGTAACTGGAAAATGAACAAAAACCCTGAACAAACTCGTGAGTTTGTTTCAGCTGTTAAATCAAAACTTCCCCAATCAAGTAAAGTTGAAACTGTTATTGGTGCTCCAGCAGTAGATCTTGAAGCTTTGGTCGAATCTTCATCAGATACGCAATTAAAGCCAGCAGCAGAAAACTGCTACTTTGAAGATGCTGGTGCTTTTACAGGTGAAAATAGTCCAAAAGTACTTTCAGAAATGCACATTCCTTATGTAATTATTGGGCATTCTGAAAGGCGTGAATATTTCCACGAAACTGATGAAGATGTTAACAAGAAAGCCCATCAAATTTTTAAAAACCGGATGACTCCAATTCTTTGTGTTGGTGAAAGCCTTGATATTCGTGAAAAAGGCGAAACTAACAAATGGGTCGAAGATCAGGTTAAAGCTGGGATTAAAGGTTTAACAGAAGATCAAGTGTCTCGCTTAGTAATCGCTTATGAACCAATTTGGGCAATCGGAACTGGCAAAACTGCTACTTCAGAACAAGCTGAAGAAGTATGTGCTCATATCCGTAAAGTGGTTGAAAAACTTTATAGTGAAGGCGTTGCTGAAAAAATGCGCGTTCTTTATGGCGGCTCAGTTAAACCTGAGAACATTAAAGAGTTAATGGGTAAGAAGAATATTGACGGTGGTCTTGTCGGCGGTGCTTCGCTTGAACCTGAAAGCTTCTTGCAATTAGCTAATTATAACGACTAA